The following proteins come from a genomic window of Salvia hispanica cultivar TCC Black 2014 chromosome 4, UniMelb_Shisp_WGS_1.0, whole genome shotgun sequence:
- the LOC125221920 gene encoding solute carrier family 35 member F1-like isoform X1, with protein MRGIKENLDKIWRKNAFLRALGLGQLLSLLITATGFASSELAKKGINAPTSQSFLNYVLLALVYGSIMLYRRQALKAKWYYYILLGAVDVEANFLVVKAYQYTSITSVMLLDCWTIPCVLFLTWFFLKTKYRFKKLAGVVICVAGLVVVVFSDVHSADRSSGSNPIKGDLLVLAGATLYGVTNVGEEYFVKSADRVELMAFLGFFGAIISAIQIVILERDELRSIHWTAGATFPFVGFSVAMFLFYSGVPILLKISGSTMLNLSLLTSDMWAVLIRIFAYQEKVDWMYFVAFAAVTFGLIVYSGGDKIDQNTAEVADEEAGAGCSENRDAVGSSKAGHGYGSSSSTTGEGGTESKSREKSWVS; from the exons atgagaGGTATAAAGGAGAATTTGGACAAGATTTGGAGGAAGAATGCATTTTTAAGAGCCCTTGGATTGGGACagcttctctctcttcttatCACTGCCACTGGATTTGCATCTTCTGAATTGGCTAAGAAAG GAATTAATGCTCCAACTTCTCAGTCTTTCCTCAACTATGTGCTTTTGGCTTTGGTGTATGGGAGCATTATGCTCTATAGAAGGCAAGCTCTCAAG GCAAAATGGTACTACTACATCTTGCTCGGAGCAGTTGATGTGGAAGCCAATTTTCTCG TGGTGAAGGCATATCAGTATACGTCGATTACAAGCGTTATGCTGCTGGACTGTTGGACGATCCCATGTGTCCTATTCCTCACCTGGTTCTTTTTGAAGACGAAGTACAGATTCAAGAAGTTGGCGGGTGTCGTAATATGTGTTGCTGGTCTCGTAGTGGTTGTTTTCTCAGATGTTCATTCTGCAGATAGATCAA GTGGTAGCAACCCTATCAAGGGCGATCTGCTTGTTCTTGCTGGGGCCACACTTTACGGTGTAACTAATGTTGGTGAG gaatattttgttaaaagtgCCGACAGGGTCGAGCTTATGGCTTTCTTGGGGTTTTTTGGTGCAATTATCAGTGCGATCCAaat TGTCATACTCGAACGTGATGAACTCCGATCTATTCACTGGACAGCAGGAGCG ACGTTTCCTTTTGTTGGATTCTCCGTTGCgatgtttctgttttactcTGGAGTCCCCATCTTACTAAAG ATAAGTGGATCAACAATGCTTAATTTGTCACTCCTAACCTCCGATATGTGGGCGGTTCTGATTCGTATCTTCGCCTACCAGGAAAAG GTCGATTGGATGTACTTTGTAGCCTTTGCTGCTGTCACGTTTGGCCTCATCGTATATTCAGG GGGCGATAAAATCGATCAAAATACTGCTGAGGTGGCGGACGAGGAGGCTGGTGCAGGTTGCTCGGAAAACAGAGACGCAGTTGGGAGCTCGAAAGCTGGACATGGCTATGGTAGTTCGAGTTCCACGACCGGTGAAGGCGGTACGGAGTCGAAAAGTAGGGAGAAATCATGGGTTTCATAA
- the LOC125221920 gene encoding solute carrier family 35 member F1-like isoform X2, whose amino-acid sequence MVVNLDDFWTKNTLVGLGLGQLLSLLVTSTGFSSSELAKKGINAPTSQSFLNYVLLALVYGSIMLYRRQALKAKWYYYILLGAVDVEANFLVVKAYQYTSITSVMLLDCWTIPCVLFLTWFFLKTKYRFKKLAGVVICVAGLVVVVFSDVHSADRSSGSNPIKGDLLVLAGATLYGVTNVGEEYFVKSADRVELMAFLGFFGAIISAIQIVILERDELRSIHWTAGATFPFVGFSVAMFLFYSGVPILLKISGSTMLNLSLLTSDMWAVLIRIFAYQEKVDWMYFVAFAAVTFGLIVYSGGDKIDQNTAEVADEEAGAGCSENRDAVGSSKAGHGYGSSSSTTGEGGTESKSREKSWVS is encoded by the exons ATGGTGGTTAATTTGGATGATTTTTGGACAAAGAATACACTGGTGGGACTTGGATTAGGACAGTTGCTTTCTCTTTTGGTGACCTCCACCGGATTCTCATCTTCCGAACTTGCCAAAAAAG GAATTAATGCTCCAACTTCTCAGTCTTTCCTCAACTATGTGCTTTTGGCTTTGGTGTATGGGAGCATTATGCTCTATAGAAGGCAAGCTCTCAAG GCAAAATGGTACTACTACATCTTGCTCGGAGCAGTTGATGTGGAAGCCAATTTTCTCG TGGTGAAGGCATATCAGTATACGTCGATTACAAGCGTTATGCTGCTGGACTGTTGGACGATCCCATGTGTCCTATTCCTCACCTGGTTCTTTTTGAAGACGAAGTACAGATTCAAGAAGTTGGCGGGTGTCGTAATATGTGTTGCTGGTCTCGTAGTGGTTGTTTTCTCAGATGTTCATTCTGCAGATAGATCAA GTGGTAGCAACCCTATCAAGGGCGATCTGCTTGTTCTTGCTGGGGCCACACTTTACGGTGTAACTAATGTTGGTGAG gaatattttgttaaaagtgCCGACAGGGTCGAGCTTATGGCTTTCTTGGGGTTTTTTGGTGCAATTATCAGTGCGATCCAaat TGTCATACTCGAACGTGATGAACTCCGATCTATTCACTGGACAGCAGGAGCG ACGTTTCCTTTTGTTGGATTCTCCGTTGCgatgtttctgttttactcTGGAGTCCCCATCTTACTAAAG ATAAGTGGATCAACAATGCTTAATTTGTCACTCCTAACCTCCGATATGTGGGCGGTTCTGATTCGTATCTTCGCCTACCAGGAAAAG GTCGATTGGATGTACTTTGTAGCCTTTGCTGCTGTCACGTTTGGCCTCATCGTATATTCAGG GGGCGATAAAATCGATCAAAATACTGCTGAGGTGGCGGACGAGGAGGCTGGTGCAGGTTGCTCGGAAAACAGAGACGCAGTTGGGAGCTCGAAAGCTGGACATGGCTATGGTAGTTCGAGTTCCACGACCGGTGAAGGCGGTACGGAGTCGAAAAGTAGGGAGAAATCATGGGTTTCATAA
- the LOC125221920 gene encoding solute carrier family 35 member F1-like isoform X3, which yields MLYRRQALKAKWYYYILLGAVDVEANFLVVKAYQYTSITSVMLLDCWTIPCVLFLTWFFLKTKYRFKKLAGVVICVAGLVVVVFSDVHSADRSSGSNPIKGDLLVLAGATLYGVTNVGEEYFVKSADRVELMAFLGFFGAIISAIQIVILERDELRSIHWTAGATFPFVGFSVAMFLFYSGVPILLKISGSTMLNLSLLTSDMWAVLIRIFAYQEKVDWMYFVAFAAVTFGLIVYSGGDKIDQNTAEVADEEAGAGCSENRDAVGSSKAGHGYGSSSSTTGEGGTESKSREKSWVS from the exons ATGCTCTATAGAAGGCAAGCTCTCAAG GCAAAATGGTACTACTACATCTTGCTCGGAGCAGTTGATGTGGAAGCCAATTTTCTCG TGGTGAAGGCATATCAGTATACGTCGATTACAAGCGTTATGCTGCTGGACTGTTGGACGATCCCATGTGTCCTATTCCTCACCTGGTTCTTTTTGAAGACGAAGTACAGATTCAAGAAGTTGGCGGGTGTCGTAATATGTGTTGCTGGTCTCGTAGTGGTTGTTTTCTCAGATGTTCATTCTGCAGATAGATCAA GTGGTAGCAACCCTATCAAGGGCGATCTGCTTGTTCTTGCTGGGGCCACACTTTACGGTGTAACTAATGTTGGTGAG gaatattttgttaaaagtgCCGACAGGGTCGAGCTTATGGCTTTCTTGGGGTTTTTTGGTGCAATTATCAGTGCGATCCAaat TGTCATACTCGAACGTGATGAACTCCGATCTATTCACTGGACAGCAGGAGCG ACGTTTCCTTTTGTTGGATTCTCCGTTGCgatgtttctgttttactcTGGAGTCCCCATCTTACTAAAG ATAAGTGGATCAACAATGCTTAATTTGTCACTCCTAACCTCCGATATGTGGGCGGTTCTGATTCGTATCTTCGCCTACCAGGAAAAG GTCGATTGGATGTACTTTGTAGCCTTTGCTGCTGTCACGTTTGGCCTCATCGTATATTCAGG GGGCGATAAAATCGATCAAAATACTGCTGAGGTGGCGGACGAGGAGGCTGGTGCAGGTTGCTCGGAAAACAGAGACGCAGTTGGGAGCTCGAAAGCTGGACATGGCTATGGTAGTTCGAGTTCCACGACCGGTGAAGGCGGTACGGAGTCGAAAAGTAGGGAGAAATCATGGGTTTCATAA